In Candidatus Methylomirabilota bacterium, the genomic window CATTACCTGTACCGGGGCAAGCACGACGTGCTGTCGCTCTCCATTCAGGGGCAGGTCGCCGCCAACCTGGGGTTTTTAGATACCGCTCGGTCGTATGGCGTAGAACAGTTTATGCAGCGCTACTATCTGGCTGCAAAGGATATCTCGCAGTTGTCGGCGCAGGTCATCTCGCGCTGTACGCAAGGGAGGTCGCAGGTGGAGAAGGTGATGCGGAAACTGAAGGCTCGCGATATCGGTGACGATCTGACGGAGATCGATCGCAGCATCTACGCCTCGCCGAAGAATCGGGGTCTGTTTCAAGACGATCCTGTTCGATTGCTGAAGGTCTTCTGGTATGCCCAGCAGATGGGCTACACGTTGAGTCAGGAGATCCAAGACTGTATCAGGGTCGAGATCCATCTCATCGATGAGAGGGTAAGGCGTTCGAGCCGGGCGCTGGGCTTTTTCCTCGCGATCCTGCGGGAATCACAGGGGGTCGCCGCAACCCTTCGCAACATGCATGAACTGGGCGTACTCGGGGCCTATATCCCTGAATTCGCCAAATTGACGCGTCTGGTCCAGTTTGATTTTTACCATCGATATACGGTGGACGAACACACCTTCCTGGCCATCGAGACGCTCGAACACCTGGATGAGGTATCCCGCTTTTACGGCGAAGAGTTTCGGTCACTCGCATCGGATGCCAAGCGATTGGAGCTCTTGCGGCTGGCGCTTCTGCTTCACGATATCGGCAAGGGGGAGGGGGCCGATCACGCCCCTAAAAGCGCTTCCCTGGTGGAGGCGATTCTGAACAGGATGGGTATCCCGAGGTCGGATGCGGATACCGTCATCTTTCTGGTGGCCCGCCATCTGGAGATGTCGTATATCGCGCAGCGCCTGGACCTCGACGATGAGGCCATTGTCATCGACTTTGCGAAAAAGGTGGAGACGCTCGATCGGTTGAAGATGCTGTACCTGCTCACCTTTGCCGACATCAAGGCGGTCGGGCCCGGGGTCTGGACCGAGTGGAAGGGCACATTACTGTGGGAGCTGTACATCAAGACCCATACGGTCCTCATCAGGGGCATCCCCGAGGGGGAGGACGATCTGGCTCGCGCTGAACGAACCAAATCGCAGCTTACGCAAGAGCTGTCGCCGGAATTCGGCGTGGAGGCCGTGAAACGATACGTACAGGAGGCCCCGACACGCTACCTGCTGACAACCCCACTCCATAAAGTCGCCTCGCACATGCGGGTGATTGCTCGCGTGCAGCGGGGCGAGGAGGCGGCCAGTCAATGGACGGCATTCCCATTGGCTGGCTATTCCGAGTTTACCGTGTGCGCCTACGGCCGGCATGGGCGGTTCGCGCAGGTGGTCGGGACGCTTACCGCCAACGGGATGAACATCCTGAGCGCCCAGATCTTCACGATGGCAAGCGGGATGGTCATTCGGCATTTCAGGGTCGACAACGGCAGCGGCGCGGCCATCAATGACCCGACCGTCTGGGACCGGGTCGTTGCGGACCTGCACGATGTTCTGACGGACAAGGTGGCCGTTCACGACCTCATCAAAGGCCGCCGGAAGGAAGGCCTGGTCCGGCCGATTCAAAAGGGTGCAGAGTTCCCGCTGAAGGTCGAGTTCGACAACCTGGTCTCTCATGCCTATACCATCCTTGATATTCGAACGCGGGATCGGTTGGGACTCCTGTACCTCATCACCAGTACCCTGTCGCAACTCGGGGTCGATATACGCTCGGCCAAGATCACCACAGAGGCCGAGCAGGTGGTCGACGTCTTCTATGTCACAAATAAAGACGGCAGCAAGCTGATCGATGAGGGGCGGAGGGCCCGGATC contains:
- the glnD gene encoding [protein-PII] uridylyltransferase, producing MKRFHIMTKGRFALLRSRKADIVDSQAVTPPAAVECPALVGALQSILQGGLPANDLIPALRGCIAEEQARILRIHRNGGTGQTVARSIATLTDAVVTSLFHATETACDPGIKRRGNGCALVALGGYGRREMNPASDVDLMFVYPRKADAYLNTILHPILSTLWDVGFVVGHCCRSIDDCIRMARADLTSCSSMIEARYLAGDPAIYQTFSAKFGRSVLSKRADTIVAQKLQELQERHYRYGASIYVQEPHLKEGTGGLRDLHAALCIARITRQVSTPSELAQRGLLGQNESERLESALDFMLRLRNELHYLYRGKHDVLSLSIQGQVAANLGFLDTARSYGVEQFMQRYYLAAKDISQLSAQVISRCTQGRSQVEKVMRKLKARDIGDDLTEIDRSIYASPKNRGLFQDDPVRLLKVFWYAQQMGYTLSQEIQDCIRVEIHLIDERVRRSSRALGFFLAILRESQGVAATLRNMHELGVLGAYIPEFAKLTRLVQFDFYHRYTVDEHTFLAIETLEHLDEVSRFYGEEFRSLASDAKRLELLRLALLLHDIGKGEGADHAPKSASLVEAILNRMGIPRSDADTVIFLVARHLEMSYIAQRLDLDDEAIVIDFAKKVETLDRLKMLYLLTFADIKAVGPGVWTEWKGTLLWELYIKTHTVLIRGIPEGEDDLARAERTKSQLTQELSPEFGVEAVKRYVQEAPTRYLLTTPLHKVASHMRVIARVQRGEEAASQWTAFPLAGYSEFTVCAYGRHGRFAQVVGTLTANGMNILSAQIFTMASGMVIRHFRVDNGSGAAINDPTVWDRVVADLHDVLTDKVAVHDLIKGRRKEGLVRPIQKGAEFPLKVEFDNLVSHAYTILDIRTRDRLGLLYLITSTLSQLGVDIRSAKITTEAEQVVDVFYVTNKDGSKLIDEGRRARIGTELERVLTEGFN